One window from the genome of Bartonella sp. WD16.2 encodes:
- the nhaA gene encoding Na+/H+ antiporter NhaA — translation MPDLFSNRLPNRASLVTNRALSAIERFLHIETVSGIALLLAATTALILANSKYSSSYEAFWHTPLGFNFGHFNLSWDLHFWINDALMTVFFLVAGMEIRREIHEGALANLKQAILPIVAAIGGVCLPAIIYLNINLNGGDTYGWAVPTATDIAFALGILALLGKAIPSNLHIILLSLAIIDDIIAVLIIAFFYSTNLDPSGLAIAAAGIVLVLFFQWIGFASAWLYILPGAIIWWGLMITGAHPSLAGVILGMMTPVLPTRNLVAPLTMLSNAVEALQEKNTNTDLHHISTTLKKVRKGQRDIIAPVTRIQKALHPWVAYGVMPIFAFANAGVNFANFDLSSDKSSLIVLGIIIGLCIGKPLGIIVASYLAVKSGLCRLPPNVAWKGILLIGFLAGIGFTMSIFVSMLAFKDVAQLDSAKIGVLCGSGLSALIGLGYGLFYIKNNKKRVINCD, via the coding sequence ATGCCTGATTTATTCTCAAATCGCTTACCAAATCGAGCTTCTCTTGTCACAAATCGGGCACTTTCCGCAATTGAGCGTTTTCTCCATATCGAAACTGTAAGTGGTATTGCTCTTTTATTGGCAGCTACAACTGCACTCATACTTGCTAATTCTAAATATTCTTCTTCCTATGAAGCATTTTGGCATACACCTCTTGGTTTTAATTTTGGCCATTTTAACCTATCATGGGATTTACATTTTTGGATTAATGATGCTCTTATGACTGTGTTTTTTCTCGTAGCAGGAATGGAAATTCGGCGTGAAATTCACGAAGGTGCTCTTGCTAATTTAAAACAAGCAATTTTACCAATTGTAGCAGCAATAGGTGGAGTTTGCCTTCCTGCAATTATTTATCTCAACATTAACTTAAATGGGGGAGACACTTATGGTTGGGCTGTGCCTACAGCCACTGATATTGCTTTTGCACTAGGTATTCTCGCTCTTCTTGGGAAAGCAATTCCTTCTAATCTTCATATCATTCTTTTATCATTAGCAATTATTGATGATATTATTGCTGTTCTTATTATTGCTTTTTTCTACTCAACTAATTTAGATCCCAGTGGTTTAGCCATCGCAGCAGCAGGTATTGTTTTAGTTTTATTTTTTCAATGGATTGGATTTGCATCGGCATGGCTTTATATTTTGCCTGGTGCAATCATTTGGTGGGGATTAATGATAACAGGCGCTCATCCATCACTTGCCGGTGTAATTCTAGGCATGATGACCCCAGTTTTACCTACCCGTAATCTTGTAGCTCCGCTTACAATGCTAAGCAACGCAGTTGAAGCACTTCAAGAAAAAAACACAAATACAGATCTTCACCATATCTCAACTACATTAAAAAAAGTGCGTAAAGGACAACGCGATATAATCGCACCTGTAACACGGATTCAAAAAGCATTACATCCATGGGTAGCGTATGGCGTGATGCCAATTTTTGCTTTTGCAAATGCTGGCGTTAACTTTGCAAACTTTGACCTATCCTCCGACAAATCATCCTTGATTGTTCTCGGCATTATCATTGGTCTATGTATTGGTAAACCGCTTGGTATTATCGTAGCTAGCTATCTAGCAGTAAAATCAGGTCTATGCCGCCTTCCTCCTAATGTAGCGTGGAAAGGCATATTATTAATTGGATTTTTAGCAGGTATTGGTTTTACAATGTCAATCTTTGTTTCAATGCTTGCTTTTAAAGACGTTGCTCAACTTGATTCTGCAAAAATTGGTGTACTTTGTGGATCTGGGCTTTCTGCCCTTATTGGTCTTGGATATGGACTCTTTTATATCAAAAATAATAAAAAGCGTGTTATAAATTGTGATTAA
- a CDS encoding aspartate kinase gives MARIVMKFGGTSVANIEYIHNVARHVKREVDAGNEIAVVVSAMAGKTNELIQWTREASPMHDAREYDVIVSSGEQVTAGLLAITLQAMGVNARSWLGWQIPIYTDNVHGGARIVDIDGSFLIRRFQEGQVAIIAGFQGLAPNNRISTLGRGGSDTSAVAVAAALQADRCDIYTDVDGVYTTDPRVEPKARRLPKVAFEEMLEMASLGAKVLQVRSVELAMIHKVRTFVRSSFEDPDAVDMCSLVNPPGTLICDEDEIVEQQNVTGIAFAKDEAQISLRRLADRPGISAAIFGPLAEERINVDMIVQNISEDGSKTDMTFTVPSADVDKAVALLEKNRAEIGFDVIQSESDLAKISVIGVGMRSHAGVAATAFKALAEKGINIQAITTSEIKISVLIDSAYTELAVRTLHAVYGLEIG, from the coding sequence ATGGCACGTATTGTCATGAAATTTGGTGGCACATCTGTAGCAAACATTGAATATATTCATAATGTTGCTCGACATGTCAAAAGAGAAGTAGATGCGGGTAATGAAATTGCAGTGGTGGTATCTGCAATGGCTGGTAAAACAAATGAGCTCATTCAATGGACACGTGAAGCTTCACCAATGCATGATGCTCGTGAATATGATGTGATTGTTTCTTCTGGCGAACAAGTAACGGCAGGTTTGTTGGCTATTACACTCCAAGCGATGGGAGTGAATGCTCGTTCATGGCTTGGGTGGCAAATCCCTATTTATACTGATAATGTACATGGTGGCGCACGGATTGTAGATATTGATGGATCTTTTTTGATACGGCGTTTTCAAGAAGGGCAGGTAGCGATTATTGCTGGTTTTCAGGGATTAGCTCCAAATAATCGAATTTCCACCTTGGGACGCGGTGGATCAGATACAAGTGCTGTTGCAGTGGCGGCGGCTTTACAGGCTGATCGTTGTGATATTTATACAGATGTAGATGGCGTTTATACAACTGATCCGCGAGTTGAACCTAAGGCACGTCGTTTACCAAAAGTAGCTTTTGAAGAAATGCTTGAAATGGCTTCTCTTGGGGCAAAGGTTTTGCAAGTTAGGTCTGTTGAATTAGCTATGATCCATAAAGTTCGTACTTTTGTACGCTCAAGTTTTGAGGATCCCGATGCTGTGGACATGTGCAGTTTAGTTAATCCCCCTGGAACACTTATTTGTGATGAGGATGAGATTGTGGAACAACAAAATGTTACTGGTATTGCTTTTGCTAAAGATGAAGCACAAATTTCATTACGTAGACTGGCAGATCGTCCGGGTATTTCTGCAGCAATTTTTGGTCCTTTGGCTGAAGAGCGTATCAATGTTGATATGATTGTACAGAATATTTCTGAAGACGGTTCGAAGACTGATATGACTTTTACTGTACCATCAGCTGATGTAGATAAAGCTGTTGCACTTCTTGAGAAAAATCGCGCAGAGATTGGATTTGATGTTATTCAGTCTGAAAGTGATCTTGCAAAGATTTCTGTTATTGGTGTTGGTATGCGCAGTCATGCAGGGGTTGCAGCTACGGCATTCAAGGCTTTAGCTGAAAAGGGCATCAATATCCAAGCAATTACTACTTCAGAGATTAAGATTTCTGTTTTAATTGATAGTGCTTATACTGAACTTGCAGTAAGAACCTTGCATGCTGTTTATGGTCTTGAGATTGGATAA